A region of Nakaseomyces glabratus chromosome E, complete sequence DNA encodes the following proteins:
- a CDS encoding uncharacterized protein (CAGL0E00187g~Putative adhesin-like cell wall protein; predicted GPI-anchor) — protein MSTPNSSPTSISSSYSAASSGSSSTSGSSSSLYVSALSSVSASSSPYSHTSSVVASNSSSFPTLMSTVSSTESVTSHQEASLSSSVTISSSSVALTSKQTSSQNSAFANKTVSIPSPSTSIFTDTVGKTITKVITYCSETDNQGNVGTRTSSYTIDASNANLDATGSLVVSRETTTKSRRQDASEAITGKSHSLTSSVSVVELHSSAVISQYAGSAANLSCLSRIGALATLLALLLLS, from the coding sequence ATGAGTACACCAAATTCATCACCAACATCTATTAGTTCATCATATTCTGCTGCGTCTTCTGGTTCTTCTTCCACTTCTGGTTCCTCTTCCTCATTATATGTGTCAGCTTTGTCTTCTGTTTCAGCTTCGAGTAGTCCCTACTCACATACTAGTTCAGTAGTTGCAAGCAACTCATCCTCATTCCCTACATTAATGAGTACTGTCAGCTCAACAGAAAGCGTTACATCTCATCAAGAGGCTTCTTTGAGCTCTTCAGTTACCATATCGAGTTCTTCTGTGGCTTTGACATCAAAACAAACCAGTTCTCAGAATTCTGCTTTTGCAAACAAGACAGTATCAATTCCTTCACCATCAACCAGTATATTCACTGACACTGTCGGTAAAACTATAACTAAGGTTATCACATATTGCTCAGAAACCGACAATCAAGGTAATGTAGGTACCAGGACTTCAAGTTACACTATTGACGCTTCAAATGCAAATCTTGACGCTACAGGATCTTTAGTTGTATCACGTGAAACTACAACAAAGTCACGGCGTCAAGATGCTAGTGAGGCCATCACAGGCAAATCTCATTCCCTAAcatcttctgtttctgtAGTTGAGCTACATTCGAGCGCTGTAATTTCTCAATATGCAGGTTCTGCTGCCAATTTAAGTTGTTTGAGTAGAATTGGAGCTTTAGCTACCTTGTTAGCTTTATTGTTGCTAAGCTaa
- a CDS encoding uncharacterized protein (CAGL0E00165g~Putative adhesin-like cell wall protein (adhesin cluster III); predicted GPI-anchor) has protein sequence MLLRNIYLTLILWHTAIAITYQDQTLTLDGATAATKTLTENDLLVLKNSHLTIQNYTNIDFVAGIDLSGSSTLTVYPPVTPSPGATVNHRFHVGGKVTLTEGSTFIYNARDFGSANSIPDGTDSVIPDNWDFDIDAGADGIFVDATSKISIAPPELSGFDDSWPRTRASFHVGGHYEAPYNSFMHIEGTLEVVYPHYYPHSRQYLPAVDLGPDKIVPDGLWKKQNLLSGKLDFSTVVQVYADIFEGTDNATIIALDGFHGYAPISTCTINTRYHYESFQDPDVDPGTSNSCNTRINNIILAEGSGTITLPNLLIQNPPPCGTYLFQILYDDTDSFNVSNVGLDRFEILNQDSGKKTKLNVPNIDGGREYIFVSRPAPNLETVKKIPHRYPVTYQKQITVVGYDPLPPPVVTTLTIPGPEETDIYVVSQSPYTNEYGVPAYSDTYYIAWIQPKEDTQTIDLGNGITEYVVRSYDPIPGDTPKPWGVSFGTLTHSIVYSPPPVTTTTITQPNYLEEDIISFFITTDVNGVIITGTTTITSTAPLKPSSEADYTTTIDKGNGDFETDLVSHITTQDSDGKPTTITTTIPLHGPAPPAVTKTVDLGNEVTEYLVISYWTTTNEFGGLITTNSTATYSPPPVTVTATTASDYIESDWISFFITTDEKGDIVTSSTLFNATRDYNLPEAPHTSFGPAPPAVTKTVDLGNEVTEYLVISYWTTTNEFGGLITTNSTATYSPPPVTVTATTASDYIESDWISFFITTDEKGDIVTSSTLFNATRDYNLPEAPHTSFGPAPPAVTKTVDLGNEVTEYLVISYWTTTNEFGGLITTNSTATYSPPPVTVTATTASDYIESDWISFFITTDEKGDIVTSSTLFNATRDYNLPEAPHTSFGPAPPAVTKTVDLGNEVTEYLVISYWTTTNEFGGLITTNSTATYSPPPVTVTATTASDYIESDWISFFITTDEKGDIVTSSTLFNATRDYNLPEAPHTSFGPAPPAVTKTVDLGNEVTEYLVISYWTTTNEFGGLITTNSTATYSPPPVTVTATTASDYIESDWISFFITTDEKGDIVTSSTLFNATRDYNLPEAPHTSFGPAPPAVTKTVDLGNEVTEYLVISYWTTTNEFGGLITTNSTATYSPPPVTVTATTASDYIESDWISFFITTDEKGDIVTSSTLFNATRDYNLPEAPHTSFGPAPPAVTKTVDLGNEVTEYLVISYWTTTNEFGGLITTNSTATYSPPPVTVTATTASDYIESDWISFFITTDEKGDIVTSSTLFNATRDYNLPEAPHTSFGPAPPAVTKTVDLGNEVTEYLVISYWTTTNEFGGLITTNSTATYSPPPVTVTATTASDYIESDWISFFITTDEKGDIVTSSTLFNATRDYIDAQAPYTSSTSYSKSKVEESDYTTTIDKGNGDFETDLVSHITTKDSDGKPTTITTTIPLKPSDAGEADYTTTIDKGNGDFETDLVSHITTKDSDGKPTTITTTIPLKPSDAGEADYTTTIDKGNGDFETDLVSHITTKDSDGKPTTITTTIPLKPSDAGEADYTTTIDKGNGDFETDLVSHITTKDSDGKPTTITTTIPLKPSDAGEADYTTTIDKGNGDFETDLVSHITTKDSDGKPTTITTTIPLKPSDAGEADYTTTIDKGNGDFETDLVSHITTKDSDGKPTTITTTIPLKPSDAGEADYTTTIDKGNGDFETDLVSHITTKDSDGKPTTITTTIPLKPSDAGEADYTTTIDKGNGDFETDLVSHITTKDSDGKPTTITTTIPLKPSDAGEADYTTTIDKGNGDFETDLVSHITTKDSDGKPTTITTTIPLKPSDAGEADYTTTIDKGNGDFETDLVSHITTKDSDGKPTTITTTIPLKPSDAGEADYTTTIDKGNGDFETDLVSHITTKDSDGKPTTITTTIPLKPSDAGEADYTTTIDKGNGDFETDLVSHITTKDSDGKPTTITTTIPLKPSDAGEADYTTTIDKGNGDFETDLVSHITTKDSDGKPTTITTTIPLKPSDAGEADYTTTIDKGNGDFETDLVSHITTKDSDGKPTTITTTIPLKPSDAGEADYTTTITSDGHTITEVVSHITTTDSDGNTVTYTTTMASFDQVGDGVYTSAPPYSQPPVVTTTVTEDDGNSKTVVISYSPSEGEDGVTRTGTTTISTITASGEADYTTTIDKGNGDFETDLVSHITTKDSDGKPTTITTTIPLKPSDAGEADYTTTIDKGNGDFETDLVSHITTKDSDGKPTTITTTIPLKPSDAGEADYTTTIDKGNGDFETDLVSHITTKDSDGKPTTITTTIPLKPSDAGEADYTTTIDKGNGDFETDLVSHITTKDSDGKPTTITTTIPLKPSDAGEADYTTTIDKGNGDFETDLVSHITTKDSDGKPTTITTTIPLKPSDAGEADYTTTIDKGNGDFETDLVSHITTKDSDGKPTTITTTIPLKPSDAGEADYTTTIDKGNGDFETDLVSHITTKDSDGKPTTITTTIPLKPSDAGEADYTTTIDKGNGDFETDLVSHITTKDSDGKPTTITTTIPLKPSDAGEADYTTTIDKGNGDFETDLVSHITTKDSDGKPTTITTTIPLKPSDAGEADYTTTIDKGNGDFETDLVSHITTKDSDGKPTTITTTIPLKPSDAGEADYTTTIDKGNGDFETDLVSHITTKDSDGKPTTITTTIPLKPSDAGEADYTTTIDKGNGDFETDLVSHITTKDSDGKPTTITTTIPLKPSDAGEADYTTTIDKGNGDFETDLVSHITTKDSDGKPTTIITTVTLTEEPDYTSVFVSDGHTITAVVSHVTMINDIGQTVTTTVTVMSYDQVGEGVYTSAPAYSQPPVTTTTVSADTATATVVISYFPSVGDDAVTRTGTTTISTVSVGGEADYTTTVDRGNGSTETDVISHITTTDSNGNPTTVTTTITNAPAPSNSKANIGSDYTSTVVSNGHTFTEVVSHSTGADEHGHTIVSTVTETLGDQSHGNTVSSAAPVSTVSGAGSNAPGTAGVGGIVNSQKPQSQNVAGQGSGNEKPTQAAGTAGGSGSGSGSGSGPVHQSVGNIVPSGSPSVQSPMDTASPVSGIHGSQTPNSVPSQAQQQGQGQGQEQEPSSRQQAATTVLSPSGSSVNNNGSGFSSTQTASVLQGKGASIRVASSSIVFSMIAVIVVGMI, from the coding sequence ATGCTATTGCGAAATATTTACCTAACTTTGATATTGTGGCATACAGCCATAGCTATTACTTACCAAGATCAAACGTTAACTCTCGATGGTGCAACTGCTGCGACAAAAACCTTAACTGAAAATGACTTGCTGGTTTTAAAAAATTCTCACCTTACTATCCAAAACTACACTAATATCGATTTTGTAGCTGGAATTGATCTTTCTGGCTCATCTACGTTGACTGTCTACCCCCCTGTAACCCCTAGTCCTGGCGCAACAGTAAACCACCGATTTCATGTTGGTGGTAAAGTAACCCTAACAGAAGGTTCAacctttatatataatgcCAGGGATTTTGGATCTGCAAATTCTATTCCTGATGGTACTGATTCAGTTATACCCGATAATTGggattttgatattgatgcTGGAGCAGATGGTATTTTTGTTGATGCAACCAGTAAAATATCTATTGCTCCTCCAGAATTATCTGGCTTTGATGACAGTTGGCCCAGAACTAGAGCTTCGTTTCATGTTGGAGGACATTACGAGGCACCATACAATTCCTTCATGCACATAGAGGGAACATTAGAGGTGGTATATCCCCATTATTACCCTCATTCTCGACAATATTTACCCGCAGTTGATTTGGGACCTGACAAAATAGTCCCCGATGGTTTGTGGAAAAAGCAGAATTTATTATCCGGTAAACTAGACTTTTCAACGGTAGTTCAAGTTTATGCAGATATTTTCGAAGGCACAGATAATGCCACAATAATTGCATTAGACGGGTTTCATGGTTATGCACCAATATCAACCTGTACAATAAACACACGTTATCATTATGAATCATTTCAAGACCCTGATGTTGACCCAGGCACCTCCAATAGTTGCAATACTCGTATaaacaatataatattagCGGAAGGTTCAGGTACTATTACACTTCCCAATCTTTTGATTCAAAACCCACCTCCCTGCGGTActtatttgtttcaaataCTTTACGATGATACCGATAGTTTTAATGTTTCAAATGTAGGACTTGATCgttttgaaattttaaatCAAGATAGTGGGAAGAAGACTAAACTTAATGTTCCAAACATAGATGGAGGACGTGAATACATATTTGTATCGAGACCTGCTCCAAATCTGGAAACGGTTAAGAAAATACCACATCGATATCCTGTGACGTATCAAAAGCAGATTACCGTAGTAGGCTACGATCCATTACCTCCTCCAGTGGTGACCACCTTAACTATCCCAGGACCTGAAGAAACTGATATTTATGTTGTATCCCAATCTCCTTATACTAATGAATATGGGGTACCGGCTTATTCTGACACCTACTACATAGCATGGATCCAACCTAAAGAAGATACACAAACTATTGATTTGGGGAACGGCATTACAGAATATGTAGTGAGGTCTTATGATCCAATACCGGGAGATACGCCCAAACCATGGGGAGTCTCATTTGGTACACTTACACACAGTATAGTTTATAGCCCGCCACCTGTAACAACCACTACTATTACACAACCGAATTaccttgaagaagatattatctcattcttcataaCAACTGATGTCAATGGAGTAATAATAACAGGAACTACAACCATTACCTCTACTGCTCCACTTAAACCAAGCAGTGAGGCTGAttacacgacgacgatagacaagggcaacggtgacttcgagacagaccttgtttcgcacatcacgacccaggactctgacggcaagcctaccacgatcaccaccaccatcccattgcatgggcctgcacctccagctgtgacgaagacagttgatctgggcaacgaagtgactgagtatctggtcatcagctactggacgaccaccaatgaattcggGGGTCTGATCACGACAAACTCGACGGCCACCTACAGTCCTCCACCGGTGACTGtgacagccaccactgcgtcggactacattgagtcggactggatctcgttcttcatcaccactgatgagaagggcgatattgttacgagcagcactctgttcaacgccacgcgtgactacaacttgccggAGGCCCcccacacgtcgttcgggcctgcacctccagctgtgacgaagacagttgatctgggcaacgaagtgactgagtatctggtcatcagctactggacgaccaccaatgaattcggGGGTCTGATCACGACAAACTCGACGGCCACCTACAGTCCTCCACCGGTGACTGtgacagccaccactgcgtcggactacattgagtcggactggatctcgttcttcatcaccactgatgagaagggcgatattgttacgagcagcactctgttcaacgccacgcgtgactacaacttgccggAGGCCCcccacacgtcgttcgggcctgcacctccagctgtgacgaagacagttgatctgggcaacgaagtgactgagtatctggtcatcagctactggacgaccaccaatgaattcggGGGTCTGATCACGACAAACTCGACGGCCACCTACAGTCCTCCACCGGTGACTGtgacagccaccactgcgtcggactacattgagtcggactggatctcgttcttcatcaccactgatgagaagggcgatattgttacgagcagcactctgttcaacgccacgcgtgactacaacttgccggAGGCCCcccacacgtcgttcgggcctgcacctccagctgtgacgaagacagttgatctgggcaacgaagtgactgagtatctggtcatcagctactggacgaccaccaatgaattcggGGGTCTGATCACGACAAACTCGACGGCCACCTACAGTCCTCCACCGGTGACTGtgacagccaccactgcgtcggactacattgagtcggactggatctcgttcttcatcaccactgatgagaagggcgatattgttacgagcagcactctgttcaacgccacgcgtgactacaacttgccggAGGCCCcccacacgtcgttcgggcctgcacctccagctgtgacgaagacagttgatctgggcaacgaagtgactgagtatctggtcatcagctactggacgaccaccaatgaattcggGGGTCTGATCACGACAAACTCGACGGCCACCTACAGTCCTCCACCGGTGACTGtgacagccaccactgcgtcggactacattgagtcggactggatctcgttcttcatcaccactgatgagaagggcgatattgttacgagcagcactctgttcaacgccacgcgtgactacaacttgccggAGGCCCcccacacgtcgttcgggcctgcacctccagctgtgacgaagacagttgatctgggcaacgaagtgactgagtatctggtcatcagctactggacgaccaccaatgaattcggGGGTCTGATCACGACAAACTCGACGGCCACCTACAGTCCTCCACCGGTGACTGtgacagccaccactgcgtcggactacattgagtcggactggatctcgttcttcatcaccactgatgagaagggcgatattgttacgagcagcactctgttcaacgccacgcgtgactacaacttgccggAGGCCCcccacacgtcgttcgggcctgcacctccagctgtgacgaagacagttgatctgggcaacgaagtgactgagtatctggtcatcagctactggacgaccaccaatgaattcggGGGTCTGATCACGACAAACTCGACGGCCACCTACAGTCCTCCACCGGTGACTGtgacagccaccactgcgtcggactacattgagtcggactggatctcgttcttcatcaccactgatgagaagggcgatattgttacgagcagcactctgttcaacgccacgcgtgactacaacttgccggAGGCCCcccacacgtcgttcgggcctgcacctccagctgtgacgaagacagttgatctgggcaacgaagtgactgagtatctggtcatcagctactggacgaccaccaatgaattcggGGGTCTGATCACGACAAACTCGACGGCCACCTACAGTCCTCCACCGGTGACTGtgacagccaccactgcgtcggactacattgagtcggactggatctcgttcttcatcaccactgatgagaagggcgatattgttacgagcagcactctgttcaacgcTACACGTGACTATATAGATGCACAAGCCCCATATACGTCATCTACAAGTTATTCAAAATCGAAAGTTGAAGAGtccgactacacgacgacgatcgacaagggcaacggtgacttcgagacagaccttgtttcgcacatcacgaccaaggactctgacggcaagcctaccacgatcaccaccaccatcccattgaagccaagtgatgccggcgaggccgactacaccacgacgatcgacaagggcaacggtgacttcgagacagaccttgtttcgcacatcacgaccaaggactctgacggcaagcctaccacgatcaccaccaccatcccattgaagccaagtgatgccggcgaggccgactacacgacgacgatcgacaagggcaacggtgacttcgagacagaccttgtttcgcacatcacgaccaaggactctgacggcaagcctaccacgatcaccaccaccatcccattgaagccaagtgatgccggcgaggccgactacacgacgacgatcgacaagggcaacggtgacttcgagacagaccttgtttcgcacatcacgaccaaggactctgacggcaagcctaccacgatcaccaccaccatcccattgaagccaagtgatgccggcgaggccgactacaccacgacgatcgacaagggcaacggtgacttcgagacagaccttgtttcgcacatcacgaccaaggactctgacggcaagcctaccacgatcaccaccaccatcccattgaagccaagtgatgccggcgaggccgactacacgacgacgatcgacaagggcaacggtgacttcgagacagaccttgtttcgcacatcacgaccaaggactctgacggcaagcctaccacgatcaccaccaccatcccattgaagccaagtgatgccggcgaggccgactacacgacgacgatcgacaagggcaacggtgacttcgagacagaccttgtttcgcacatcacgaccaaggactctgacggcaagcctaccacgatcaccaccaccatcccattgaagccaagtgatgccggcgaggccgactacacgacgacgatcgacaagggcaacggtgacttcgagacagaccttgtttcgcacatcacgaccaaggactctgacggcaagcctaccacgatcaccaccaccatcccattgaagccaagtgatgccggcgaggccgactacaccacgacgatcgacaagggcaacggtgacttcgagacagaccttgtttcgcacatcacgaccaaggactctgacggcaagcctaccacgatcaccaccaccatcccattgaagccaagtgatgccggcgaggccgactacaccacgacgatcgacaagggcaacggtgacttcgagacagaccttgtttcgcacatcacgaccaaggactctgacggcaagcctaccacgatcaccaccaccatcccattgaagccaagtgatgccggcgaggccgactacaccacgacgatcgacaagggcaacggtgacttcgagacagaccttgtttcgcacatcacgaccaaggactctgacggcaagcctaccacgatcaccaccaccatcccattgaagccaagtgatgccggcgaggccgactacacgacgacgatcgacaagggcaacggtgacttcgagacagaccttgtttcgcacatcacgaccaaggactctgacggcaagcctaccacgatcaccaccaccatcccattgaagccaagtgatgccggcgaggccgactacaccacgacgatcgacaagggcaacggtgacttcgagacagaccttgtttcgcacatcacgaccaaggactctgacggcaagcctaccacgatcaccaccaccatcccattgaagccaagtgatgccggcgaggccgactacaccacgacgatcgacaagggcaacggtgacttcgagacagaccttgtttcgcacatcacgaccaaggactctgacggcaagcctaccacgatcaccaccaccatcccattgaagccaagtgatgccggcgaggcagactacaccaccaccattacttccgacggtcacaccatcacagaagtagtctcccacatcaccaccactgattcagacggtaacactgttacatacaccaccacgatggcctccttcgatcaggtaggcgacggcgtgtacacgtctgctccaccttactcacagccaccagttgtgacaaccactgtgacggaggacgacggtaatagcaagacagttgtgatctcttactcgccatctgagggcgaggatggggttacccgtacaggtaccaccactatctccaccatcactgctagcggcgaggccgactacacgacgacgatcgacaagggcaacggtgacttcgagacagaccttgtttcgcacatcacgaccaaggactctgacggcaagcctaccacgatcaccaccaccatcccattgaagccaagtgatgccggcgaggccgactacacgacgacgatcgacaagggcaacggtgacttcgagacagaccttgtttcgcacatcacgaccaaggactctgacggcaagcctaccacgatcaccaccaccatcccattgaagccaagtgatgccggcgaggccgactacaccacgacgatcgacaagggcaacggtgacttcgagacagaccttgtttcgcacatcacgaccaaggactctgacggcaagcctaccacgatcaccaccaccatcccattgaagccaagtgatgccggcgaggccgactacaccacgacgatcgacaagggcaacggtgacttcgagacagaccttgtttcgcacatcacgaccaaggactctgacggcaagcctaccacgatcaccaccaccatcccattgaagccaagtgatgccggcgaggccgactacaccacgacgatcgacaagggcaacggtgacttcgagacagaccttgtttcgcacatcacgaccaaggactctgacggcaagcctaccacgatcaccaccaccatcccattgaagccaagtgatgccggcgaggccgactacaccacgacgatcgacaagggcaacggtgacttcgagacagaccttgtttcgcacatcacgaccaaggactctgacggcaagcctaccacgatcaccaccaccatcccattgaagccaagtgatgccggcgaggccgactacacgacgacgatcgacaagggcaacggtgacttcgagacagaccttgtttcgcacatcacgaccaaggactctgacggcaagcctaccacgatcaccaccaccatcccattgaagccaagtgatgccggcgaggccgactacacgacgacgatcgacaagggcaacggtgacttcgagacagaccttgtttcgcacatcacgaccaaggactctgacggcaagcctaccacgatcaccaccaccatcccattgaagccaagtgatgccggcgaggccgactacacgacgacgatcgacaagggcaacggtgacttcgagacagaccttgtttcgcacatcacgaccaaggactctgacggcaagcctaccacgatcaccaccaccatcccattgaagccaagtgatgccggcgaggccgactacacgacgacgatcgacaagggcaacggtgacttcgagacagaccttgtttcgcacatcacgaccaaggactctgacggcaagcctaccacgatcaccaccaccatcccattgaagccaagtgatgccggcgaggccgactacacgacgacgatcgacaagggcaacggtgacttcgagacagaccttgtttcgcacatcacgaccaaggactctgacggcaagcctaccacgatcaccaccaccatcccattgaagccaagtgatgccggcgaggccgactacaccacgacgatcgacaagggcaacggtgacttcgagacagaccttgtttcgcacatcacgaccaaggactctgacggcaagcctaccacgatcaccaccaccatcccattgaagccaagtgatgccggcgaggccgactacaccacgacgatcgacaagggcaacggtgacttcgagacagaccttgtttcgcacatcacgaccaaggactctgacggcaagcctaccacgatcatAACAACTGTGACTCTAACAGAAGAACCAGATTACACATCTGTGTTTGTTTCTGATGGTCACACGATTACAGCTGTTGTTTCTCATGTTACAATGATTAATGATATCGGTCAGACGGTCACCACTACAGTGACTGTTATGTCATATGATCAAGTAGGTGAGGGTGTATACACTTCTGCTCCTGCTTACTCTCAGCCTCCAGTCACTACGACAACTGTGAGTGCAGACACTGCTACTGCCACTGTTGTAATTTCGTACTTCCCATCTGTTGGCGACGATGCTGTCACCAGGACAGGAACAACTACCATTTCCACTGTCTCTGTCGGAGGTGAAGCCGACTACACTACAACAGTCGACAGGGGCAATGGCAGTACCGAAACTGATGTCATTTCGCATATCACTACTACCGACTCCAATGGTAATCCTACAACAGTaaccaccacgatcaccaATGCACCCGCACCTTCGAATTCTAAAGCAAATATTGGGTCTGATTACACCAGCACTGTGGTTTCTAACGGTCACACGTTcaccgaggttgtatcCCATAGCACAGGTGCTGATGAGCACGGTCACACAATTGTTTCCACAGTAACAGAAACTCTAGGTGACCAGAGTCATGGAAACACTGTTTCAAGTGCAGCACCAGTCTCAACAGTATCCGGTGCTGGATCTAATGCTCCTGGAACAGCAGGTGTAGGTGGTATTGTCAACTCTCAGAAACCTCAGTCACAAAATGTGGCTGGCCAAGGGTCTGGCAACGAAAAGCCAACACAAGCTGCTGGCACAGCCGGTGgtagtggctctggctctggctctggctctgggCCAGTTCACCAATCGGTAGGCAATATTGTACCATCTGGATCTCCATCTGTTCAGAGTCCAATGGACACTGCATCTCCAGTCAGTGGTATTCATGGTAGCCAAACACCAAACTCTGTACCTTCACAAGCTCAAcaacaaggacaaggacaaggacaagaacaagaaccaTCATCACGTCAACAGGCAGCCACGACTGTTCTATCACCTTCTGGTTCCTCTGTTAACAACAATGGCAGTGGATTCAGCAGCACGCAAACAGCATCTGTCCTACAGGGTAAGGGTGCTTCGATTAGAGTTGCTTCTTCCAGTATTGTATTCTCAATGATTGCAGTAATAGTTGTCGGTATGATCTAA